The Roseofilum casamattae BLCC-M143 genome window below encodes:
- a CDS encoding immunity 17 family protein — protein sequence MDPRGFVIVAVGAFSLAGAIFNWDWFMNSRKARFIVKILSRRGARIFYGLLGVVFIAIGVLTLMGIY from the coding sequence ATGGATCCAAGAGGGTTTGTGATAGTTGCTGTTGGAGCCTTCAGCCTGGCTGGAGCAATTTTTAACTGGGACTGGTTTATGAATTCCAGAAAGGCTCGGTTTATTGTGAAGATTTTGTCTCGCAGGGGGGCAAGGATTTTTTATGGTCTTCTTGGAGTAGTATTTATTGCGATCGGTGTTCTTACATTAATGG